The DNA sequence TATTCAATCCACTAGTGTTTGCGGAGTTTAGAGGCAACGGTTGCAAACTTCTGCAACATTGGACTCTTtcccagtgctgcaaaatgtcgtgagcatcacgagatgttCAACAACGAAAGCAcggaacatatccgtggtagcttgctgctcattgctgatactcaatgacaGTGCGTCATGACACACCGAACACGACATGCACCTGCTTGATTcaaacgcgatactctgactcacaagcataatcatcagctttttctggctgtgaacagtgctcaCGTACAGAAatgagatgatcagaggtgagactcaaacagttgatggtccaatcacatgcttgatgacattttgtttagcacccaactcttggtcagtcacttggtcacgacattttctgtcggtgataatcacgacattcttggaacaTGGTTTGAttgtctgtcgggtcaaacagagcgagaaaacatgctcgttttgttttttgggacCGCTCGCACGCACTGCATATTTCCCAAGACTATTGGGATGACTACCGACAGAAAATGATGACCAAATGAGTGACCAAGAGCTGACACAAattgtcaccaagcatgtgatggatgcaacaactgtttgagtctgtcccctgatcatcacagtagtgctcgtgacgctgacataattttgtttcagccggaatttgtcatgactatttCACTGACATTTTGCTTAaatgatcacagtaaaaaaaaaggttctgaCATAGCGAcagaccaagcgatggtcgcaaaaatgtcacgaagcatgcATTGACATccacaccaatcgttttgagtatcactTGTGATTATCACTATTGAGTACGTGATGCTGacattgattttgtttcagtcagattttcttatgacattgacattgacattttgcagcactgatgtCTACCCTTAAGCATTAAACTGTACCATTGTACCGACTGTTCCTTTTTTCACAACCCATTTTGTTTCCTGCGCTCTCTTTTTCGCTCACCCATCCCAGAAGCGGTACTGAGTGCGCTTTCGCGCGTGCTGCGCGAAGACTGGCGCCGGTCGCTCGACCTGTCGACCAACATCATCTACATCTTTTTCTGCTTCTCGACCTACACCAACTTCCACTCGGTGATAGTGAACTACAAGATCGGGTCGCTGTGCATGGACGTGATCGACTACGAGCTGCGCCGGTACGATCAGATGAAGCACGACATTGACGCGCGCAAAAGCATGTCCGCGAGCAGCTGCAGCACGGGCAGCGGCAAGGAGCGGGACCTGGACGGGGGCGTCGCGGGCGGCGGCAAGAGCAGCACCGAGCAGCTGGACACGATCATCGACCAGGAGAAGCCGAAGGAGATGGAGCCGCCGCGGCGGCGCATCCCGGAGCTGAAGCAGCGGCCCAAGTCGGGCAACTGGAGCGGCAGCCTGATCGGGAGCGGCATCAGCCTCAACAGCCCGCTTACGAAGGCCCACTCGATGAACAACAGCTACCACGAGCAGCTGACGAACGAGGCCAGCCCGACGAGCCAGGGCGGTTTCGTCAGCCCGATCACCAGCTCCAACTCGACCGAGTCGATGAAtgccggcggcggtggcggcagtgGATCGCACACGCCCGGCTCGGATACCACGGTGGCGGTGTGCGAAAAGCCGGACCCGCGCAAGCTGAAGGACGATTACGACAAAATCAACAAGCAGTTCAAGCTGTTCGTCCGCAAGCAGGAGCAGCTGCTGCGGGTCGCCTTCTACCTGCTGCTAAACATTGCGGAAAACGTGAAGCTCGAGGAGAAGATGCGCAAGAAGAACATCGTCAAGATGCTGCTGACCGCGCTCGAGCGGCAAAACTTTGacctgctggtgctggtcgTCACCTTCCTGAAGAAGCTCTCGATCGTGCTCGACAACAAGGAGGAAATGTACGAGCTGAACATCGTCGAGAAGCTGCCGCGGCTGCTCCAGTCCCAGAAGGATCTGGTGCAGATGACGCTCAAGCTGCTGTTCAACCTGTCGTTCGATGCGCGGCTGCGGGCGAAGATGATACGCGTCGGGCTGCTGCCGAAGCTGGTCACGTTCCTGAGCGACGACAAGCACCACGGCATCGTGACGAAGATCCTGTACCACATGAGCCTGGACGACAAGGTGAAGTCGATGTTCACTTACACCGACTGCGTGCCGGTCGTGGTggacatgctgctgctgaacctGAACCAAAAGTCCGACCCGGACCTGATTGCGCTCGGCATCAATCTCGCGCTGAACCGGCGCAACGCGGCCATGATGATCGAGAACAACCGGCTGCACAGCTTGATGTCGCGCGCGTTCAAGTGCCAGGACACGCTGATCATGAAGATGATACGCAACATCTCGCTGCACGACACGCTGCGGCCCCACTTTGTGGTAGGTATTGCATTCGGTGTCCTTGAAGATCCCGGAAGAATTAAATGAATACATTACACCTTTCGCCGCACCCGACAGGACTTTGTGGGCGATCTGGCCAAAATTCTAACCGAGTGTGACGAGGAAGAGTTCTCCGTCGAGTGTCTCGGCATACTGGGCAACTTGGCACTGGCCGATCTCGATTATTCCCAAATCATACACAACTTTAACCTTATACCGCTGATACGAAACATGCTTGTGCCAGGTAATGCCGCAATTATTGCCCTGCCTTGTTGGTTTGAGCGTTTCGAATAAACGTTTGCTTTTCCTCGTTTGCTGCCTGCTATCGCTGGCTAGGTAAATACAAGGACGATCTGGTACTAGAGATGGTCGTGTTCATCGGCACGTGCGCACTGGACGAATCATGCGCTATGCTGCTGTGCAAAGCGGACGTGATTCTGTCCCTGATCGAGCTGCTGAAGGCGAAGCAGGAGGACGACGAGATGGTGCTGCAGATCGTGTTCGTGTTTCAGCAGGTGCTGCGCCACGAAAGCACCCGCTGCTACATGATCAAGGACACGGAGTCGCCCGCCTACCTGATCGATCTGATGCACGACAAGAACGAGGAGATACGGCGCGTGTGTGACGTCTGTCTGGACATTATCGCCATCACCGACACGGAATGGGCATCGCGGATAACGGTACGTCGCGTCGGTCCACCCTGGCACGTTTGCATTTCTTCATTCctcgcttgtgtgtgtgtgtgtgtgtgtgtttgttttgcagctGGAAAAGTTCCGCAACCACAACAGCCAGTGGCTCAGCATGGTGGATTCGCAGGAAAGCGCGGACGACATTCAAACGTACGGACCGATCGAGGACGACGAGGCCGACCTGCCCACCTATCTCACCTCCGAGTATCTCGATCAGCTGTACCTGCTCGGTGGCGACGGGGCGGACGAGAACGACTGCAACAAGCACCGGTCCGGCTCGTCCATGTCTAACTACAGCCGTCCGGTCAGCCGGTAAGTGCCGATACAAGTAACGCATTTGAGGGGGGCGATGCAATTAAACACGAACAAATGTGTTCTACCACCATTCACAGCTACAGCCGCGATCTAGAGGATATGGAAATTATTCACTAAATCGTTCTGCCAGTGTTAGCGAGGGTTCTGCACACA is a window from the Anopheles merus strain MAF chromosome X, AmerM5.1, whole genome shotgun sequence genome containing:
- the LOC121603411 gene encoding kinesin-associated protein 3 yields the protein MLLASFLHLLAGLALCFFTVHYIYYIVTALYRFSGAQMQSEDAKYIKKRWKGGTVEPHPTEKALIVNYKLEAAVFGDPGDPMLEDKKDCQRIIRLKSLNSKTDPAVLAREVVDKCDLIHKSQLCDIEQIIYYLKNRKVVETPVVGAAGGHHNHHQQRSVSRISDKASAPVDTEKASIRNVDDYIELLYEDLAEKVKGSRLILQLARDPDNLEELEKNEAVLSALSRVLREDWRRSLDLSTNIIYIFFCFSTYTNFHSVIVNYKIGSLCMDVIDYELRRYDQMKHDIDARKSMSASSCSTGSGKERDLDGGVAGGGKSSTEQLDTIIDQEKPKEMEPPRRRIPELKQRPKSGNWSGSLIGSGISLNSPLTKAHSMNNSYHEQLTNEASPTSQGGFVSPITSSNSTESMNAGGGGGSGSHTPGSDTTVAVCEKPDPRKLKDDYDKINKQFKLFVRKQEQLLRVAFYLLLNIAENVKLEEKMRKKNIVKMLLTALERQNFDLLVLVVTFLKKLSIVLDNKEEMYELNIVEKLPRLLQSQKDLVQMTLKLLFNLSFDARLRAKMIRVGLLPKLVTFLSDDKHHGIVTKILYHMSLDDKVKSMFTYTDCVPVVVDMLLLNLNQKSDPDLIALGINLALNRRNAAMMIENNRLHSLMSRAFKCQDTLIMKMIRNISLHDTLRPHFVDFVGDLAKILTECDEEEFSVECLGILGNLALADLDYSQIIHNFNLIPLIRNMLVPGKYKDDLVLEMVVFIGTCALDESCAMLLCKADVILSLIELLKAKQEDDEMVLQIVFVFQQVLRHESTRCYMIKDTESPAYLIDLMHDKNEEIRRVCDVCLDIIAITDTEWASRITLEKFRNHNSQWLSMVDSQESADDIQTYGPIEDDEADLPTYLTSEYLDQLYLLGGDGADENDCNKHRSGSSMSNYSRPVSRYSRDLEDMEIIH